One segment of Halococcus salsus DNA contains the following:
- the pstB gene encoding phosphate ABC transporter ATP-binding protein PstB: MSKTTEEHDETAEQAEQQPDSTSTSGSGTPRGSATGGQGSTSRTTVSGETAEETKEEWVTYEFDGEAKVTTTDLNVHYGNDHAIKNISMEIPEKSVTAFIGPSGCGKSTFLRCLNRMNDRIRSASVDGSVTLDGKEIYQDGANLVELRKRVGMVFQQPNPFPKSIRDNIAYGPRKHGDIKTGLLARLLDNDSKEKEDELVERSLRQAAIWDEVKDRLDDNALGLSGGQQQRLCIARCLATDPEVILMDEPASALDPIATSKIEDLIDDLSEEYTVVIVTHNMQQAARISDQTAVFLTGGELVEYGDTDAIFENPESQRVEDYISGKFG, encoded by the coding sequence ATGAGCAAGACAACCGAAGAACACGACGAGACGGCGGAACAAGCCGAACAACAACCCGATTCGACGTCGACATCGGGGTCGGGAACCCCACGCGGGTCGGCCACCGGGGGTCAGGGATCGACGTCCCGCACGACGGTCTCGGGCGAGACCGCGGAGGAAACCAAGGAGGAGTGGGTCACCTACGAGTTCGACGGCGAGGCGAAGGTCACGACGACGGACCTCAACGTCCACTACGGCAACGACCACGCCATCAAGAACATCTCGATGGAGATCCCCGAAAAGAGCGTGACGGCCTTCATCGGGCCGTCGGGCTGTGGGAAGTCCACGTTCCTCCGGTGTCTCAACAGGATGAACGACCGGATCCGGAGCGCGAGCGTCGACGGCTCCGTGACGCTCGACGGCAAGGAGATCTATCAGGACGGGGCCAATCTCGTCGAACTCCGAAAGCGGGTGGGAATGGTCTTCCAGCAGCCGAACCCGTTCCCGAAGTCGATCCGCGACAACATCGCCTACGGGCCGCGAAAACACGGCGACATCAAGACCGGGCTGCTCGCCCGACTGCTCGACAACGACTCGAAGGAGAAGGAGGACGAACTGGTCGAGCGCTCGCTTCGGCAGGCGGCGATCTGGGACGAGGTGAAGGACCGACTCGACGACAACGCGCTCGGGCTCTCGGGCGGGCAACAACAGCGCCTCTGTATCGCTCGCTGTCTCGCGACCGACCCCGAAGTGATCCTGATGGACGAGCCGGCATCGGCGCTCGACCCGATCGCGACCTCGAAGATCGAGGACCTGATCGACGACCTCTCCGAGGAGTACACCGTGGTGATCGTCACCCACAACATGCAGCAGGCGGCTCGGATCTCGGACCAGACGGCGGTCTTCCTCACCGGTGGGGAGCTCGTCGAGTACGGCGACACCGACGCGATCTTCGAGAACCCCGAGAGCCAGCGCGTCGAGGACTACATCTCCGGAAAGTTCGGGTGA
- the phoU gene encoding phosphate signaling complex protein PhoU, producing MARERYRDQLDTLRGDVLSMAALVTDRLETALDTLESGDHDRARELVESDDAVNERYLDIERECIDLFALQQPVATDLRFVAASFKICTDLERVADLAVNLAEYTLAADDAEFPGVDLRETGGVAAELLDDAVTAYAEENAWACHEVADTDDELDALCERAGRAVLRDLVETEATTTRATDRLVETVFSVALALRDIERIGDHAVNIAARTLYMLESDESLI from the coding sequence ATGGCGCGCGAACGCTATCGGGACCAGCTCGATACGCTCCGTGGCGACGTGCTGTCGATGGCGGCACTGGTCACCGACCGGCTCGAAACGGCGCTCGACACGCTCGAATCCGGCGACCACGACCGCGCTCGCGAGCTCGTCGAGAGCGACGACGCGGTCAACGAACGATACCTGGATATCGAACGCGAGTGCATCGACCTCTTCGCGCTCCAACAGCCCGTCGCCACCGACCTCCGGTTCGTCGCGGCCTCGTTCAAGATCTGCACCGACCTCGAACGCGTCGCCGACCTCGCGGTGAACCTCGCCGAGTACACGCTCGCGGCCGACGACGCCGAGTTCCCCGGGGTGGACCTCCGGGAGACCGGCGGGGTCGCGGCCGAACTCCTCGACGACGCGGTCACGGCGTACGCCGAGGAGAACGCCTGGGCGTGTCACGAGGTCGCCGACACCGACGACGAACTCGACGCGCTGTGCGAGCGGGCCGGGCGGGCGGTGCTCCGCGACCTCGTCGAGACCGAGGCCACGACGACGAGGGCGACCGACCGGCTGGTCGAGACCGTCTTCAGCGTCGCGCTCGCGCTCCGCGACATCGAACGCATCGGCGACCACGCCGTCAACATCGCCGCACGAACGCTCTACATGCTCGAAAGCGACGAATCACTCATCTGA
- a CDS encoding phosphate signaling complex PhoU family protein, with product METRKVQLTGGSTYTISLPKRWADEHGIEAGRELSLEPNGDASLVVRATAPRNDRRATARIGVDGYTHPNLQRTVEALYTVGFDEFTLSSSGGFSTAERRAVTAATAKLVGLEVLEETDARIVLTNMLGNDGESVRQSVLQLEYVTVWMHRNAVTAVANADVDRAAQVIERDDEADRLFGLVNRQFHRALRSMQAVEQLGFDRPTLFAYYTTARQLERVADHAERTASVARRLDDPTTVDSLDDLATAAHESREVVTDAASVLLGGGSVDQAYDAFTARDRLLDDLDPLDRALHDGSAPDTYLLGLVLDSARRTAEYGGNIAEAMVQLSVQND from the coding sequence ATGGAAACACGCAAAGTCCAACTCACGGGCGGTTCGACCTACACGATATCGCTCCCGAAGCGGTGGGCCGACGAACACGGGATCGAGGCGGGCCGGGAGCTCTCGCTCGAACCCAACGGCGACGCCTCGCTCGTCGTCCGGGCCACCGCCCCGCGGAACGACCGCCGGGCCACCGCCCGGATCGGGGTCGACGGCTACACCCACCCGAACCTCCAGCGGACCGTCGAGGCACTGTACACCGTCGGCTTCGACGAGTTCACCCTCAGCTCCTCGGGCGGGTTCTCGACCGCCGAACGCCGGGCGGTCACCGCCGCGACCGCGAAGCTCGTCGGGCTCGAAGTCCTCGAGGAGACCGACGCCCGGATCGTCCTGACGAACATGCTCGGCAACGACGGCGAGTCGGTTCGCCAGTCGGTGCTCCAGCTCGAATACGTCACGGTCTGGATGCACCGCAACGCCGTGACCGCGGTCGCGAACGCCGACGTCGACCGCGCCGCACAGGTCATCGAGCGCGACGACGAGGCGGACCGGCTGTTCGGGCTGGTGAACCGCCAGTTCCACCGCGCGCTCCGGAGCATGCAGGCCGTCGAACAGCTTGGTTTCGACCGCCCGACGCTGTTCGCCTACTACACCACCGCCCGCCAGCTCGAACGCGTCGCCGACCACGCCGAACGAACCGCGAGCGTGGCTCGACGGCTCGACGACCCGACGACCGTCGATTCGCTCGACGACCTCGCGACGGCCGCCCACGAGTCCCGCGAGGTGGTGACCGACGCCGCGAGCGTGCTCTTGGGAGGTGGGTCGGTCGACCAAGCCTACGACGCCTTCACCGCCCGCGACCGCCTGCTCGACGACCTCGACCCGCTCGATCGGGCGCTCCACGACGGCTCGGCCCCCGACACCTACCTCCTCGGGCTCGTGCTCGACAGCGCTCGCCGGACCGCCGAGTACGGTGGGAACATCGCCGAGGCGATGGTCCAGCTCTCGGTTCAGAACGACTGA
- a CDS encoding helix-turn-helix transcriptional regulator: METERLIDLVRRAPVLDALRSTGGMDRRELERHLGVSKSTVHRFTRALRDEDLVERSAGEFVLTPLGEVSAETLAEFETTIETAWAVAPVLEAAAAHDVQFDVAAFADATVTTAEPGNPYRPVSRFMSLVNETETLRGLDPASINPLHLDEIYERIVDGMRTDAVFPPEVVEELLRTNPERAEHAFASGNLALRVHDDLPFGLTLCDDRVGVGVYGDETGLLRTYVDTGAPAAREWAEAVYTSYREEAAELTDHADLADLESVAALVGDT, translated from the coding sequence ATGGAGACCGAACGGCTCATCGACCTCGTCAGGCGAGCGCCGGTGCTCGACGCCCTCCGGTCGACCGGCGGGATGGACCGGCGGGAACTGGAACGACACCTCGGGGTGTCGAAGTCCACGGTCCACCGGTTCACCCGGGCGCTCCGCGACGAGGACCTTGTCGAGCGGTCCGCGGGCGAGTTCGTACTCACCCCGCTTGGTGAGGTGAGCGCCGAGACGCTCGCCGAGTTCGAGACGACCATCGAGACGGCGTGGGCGGTCGCGCCGGTGCTGGAGGCCGCCGCCGCCCACGACGTCCAGTTCGACGTCGCGGCCTTCGCCGACGCGACGGTGACGACCGCCGAACCCGGCAACCCCTATCGCCCGGTGAGCCGATTCATGTCGCTGGTGAACGAGACCGAGACGCTCCGCGGGCTCGATCCCGCCTCGATCAACCCGCTCCACCTCGACGAGATCTACGAGCGCATCGTCGACGGGATGCGGACGGACGCCGTCTTTCCACCTGAAGTGGTCGAGGAACTCCTCAGAACCAACCCCGAGCGGGCGGAGCACGCCTTCGCGAGCGGGAACCTCGCGCTTCGGGTCCACGACGACCTCCCGTTCGGGCTGACGCTCTGTGACGACCGGGTCGGGGTCGGCGTCTACGGCGACGAGACGGGGCTCCTCCGGACGTACGTCGACACCGGCGCGCCCGCCGCTCGCGAGTGGGCGGAGGCGGTCTACACGAGCTATCGCGAGGAGGCCGCCGAACTCACGGACCACGCCGACCTCGCCGACCTGGAGTCGGTGGCGGCGCTCGTCGGCGATACGTAG
- a CDS encoding DUF4870 domain-containing protein, whose amino-acid sequence MASSTTEFDGETETTTTTAVENESGLDSNVAGALSYVFGFVSGLIFYLIEKEDEFVRWHAAQSIALSAVVAVVSIALSFVGTAISVATFSGSSGLFLVGSLFSLVLGLVWLVVTVGAVAVWLYLIVRAYQGKTVRLPVVATLADRLV is encoded by the coding sequence ATGGCAAGCAGCACCACAGAGTTCGACGGAGAGACCGAGACGACGACCACCACGGCGGTCGAGAACGAATCCGGGTTGGACAGCAACGTCGCCGGGGCGCTCTCGTACGTCTTCGGCTTCGTCTCGGGGCTGATATTCTACCTCATCGAGAAGGAAGACGAGTTCGTTCGGTGGCACGCCGCCCAGAGCATCGCACTGTCGGCCGTCGTCGCGGTGGTCTCCATCGCACTCAGCTTCGTCGGCACGGCCATCTCCGTGGCGACGTTCAGCGGGAGTTCCGGACTCTTCCTCGTCGGGAGCCTCTTCTCGCTCGTCCTCGGGCTGGTCTGGCTCGTAGTCACCGTCGGAGCCGTCGCCGTGTGGCTCTACCTCATCGTCAGGGCCTACCAGGGAAAGACGGTCCGCCTCCCCGTCGTGGCGACCCTCGCCGACCGGTTGGTGTGA
- a CDS encoding AbrB/MazE/SpoVT family DNA-binding domain-containing protein, with translation MDADAEDGRVYLPKHLREKFGDRFELVDRGDRLVLIPVDEDPLAALREEFRDVDASVEELKRGALDEALNEAGP, from the coding sequence ATGGACGCGGACGCAGAGGACGGCCGTGTCTATCTCCCGAAACACCTCCGAGAGAAGTTCGGCGACCGGTTCGAACTCGTCGACCGCGGTGACCGGCTCGTACTGATCCCCGTCGACGAGGACCCACTGGCCGCGCTCCGTGAGGAGTTCCGCGACGTAGACGCTTCGGTCGAGGAACTGAAGCGGGGGGCACTGGACGAAGCGCTCAACGAGGCCGGCCCGTGA
- a CDS encoding putative RNA uridine N3 methyltransferase, with translation MTRSVLVPSSLCREASDKREATHKVGLVARAATVFRVDRVTVFPDDGGNRRWGGGFVATVLAYAATAPYLRKEAWGTREELEYVGVLPPLRPVPRTGSGPQSSGSLRQGIVTEVGPDGRVRVNCGLQHPVSLVVPPAMEVGEGERVTVRISSREPVRARIVDEPAPGFTVDRADLPAALGREDAGLRVATSRHGEALTTDGLGALAGGPGDLTVAFGAPERGLPEMLDIDVASVTSAEPDGGFDRWLNTVPNQGSEVIRTEEAVFATLACLTLP, from the coding sequence ATGACACGCAGCGTACTCGTGCCGTCATCCCTCTGTCGGGAGGCGAGCGACAAACGCGAGGCGACCCACAAGGTCGGCCTCGTGGCTCGTGCGGCCACCGTCTTCCGGGTCGACCGCGTCACGGTCTTCCCGGACGACGGTGGGAACCGACGATGGGGTGGCGGATTCGTCGCCACGGTACTCGCGTACGCCGCGACGGCCCCCTACCTCCGAAAGGAGGCCTGGGGCACGCGCGAGGAATTGGAGTACGTCGGTGTCCTGCCGCCGCTTCGCCCCGTCCCACGGACCGGCTCCGGACCACAGAGTTCGGGGTCGTTAAGACAGGGAATCGTGACCGAGGTCGGCCCTGATGGGCGCGTTCGGGTCAATTGCGGACTGCAACACCCGGTCTCGCTCGTCGTGCCTCCCGCGATGGAGGTCGGCGAGGGGGAACGCGTGACCGTCAGGATATCTTCGCGAGAACCGGTCCGCGCACGGATCGTCGACGAACCCGCACCCGGGTTCACCGTCGACCGCGCGGACCTCCCGGCGGCGCTCGGCCGTGAGGACGCCGGGCTCCGGGTCGCCACGTCACGCCACGGTGAGGCGCTGACGACGGACGGACTCGGAGCACTGGCCGGAGGGCCCGGCGACCTGACAGTCGCCTTCGGGGCCCCCGAACGAGGGCTGCCGGAAATGCTCGACATCGACGTCGCGTCGGTGACGAGCGCCGAACCGGACGGCGGGTTCGACCGCTGGCTCAACACGGTTCCGAACCAGGGCAGCGAGGTCATCCGCACGGAAGAAGCCGTGTTCGCGACCCTCGCCTGCCTGACCCTGCCGTAA
- a CDS encoding 50S ribosomal protein L3, which translates to MVQPNRPRKGSMGYSPRKRATSEVARFGSWPDDDGQPGLQGFAGYKAGMSHVVMIDDAANSPREGMEQTVPVTVVETPPMRAVALRAYEQTPYGLRPLTETWTDEFHADLDRALDVPDGESDPDAFEEAVSEGDVSEIRAITHTVPGGMANIPKKKPDVMETRIGGGDVDDRLEFGLDLIAGGGEHNMTEVFRPGEYMDVAGVTKGKGTQGPVKRWGVQKRKGKHARQGWRRRIGNLGPWNPSRVRSTVPQQGQMGYHQRTELNKRLVSVGDGDDASAEGGFVGYGEVDGPYALVKGSLPGPDQRLVRFRPAIRPGDQPRLDPEVRYVSTASNQGQ; encoded by the coding sequence ATGGTACAACCAAACAGACCACGAAAAGGCTCGATGGGCTACAGCCCGCGCAAGCGTGCGACCAGCGAGGTCGCGCGCTTCGGGTCGTGGCCCGACGACGACGGACAGCCCGGGCTGCAGGGCTTTGCCGGCTACAAGGCCGGCATGAGCCACGTCGTGATGATCGACGACGCGGCGAACTCGCCACGCGAGGGGATGGAACAGACGGTTCCTGTCACCGTCGTGGAGACGCCCCCGATGCGCGCGGTCGCCCTGCGTGCCTACGAACAGACCCCCTACGGACTCCGCCCGCTCACCGAGACGTGGACCGACGAGTTCCACGCGGACCTCGACAGAGCGCTCGACGTCCCCGACGGCGAATCCGACCCCGACGCGTTCGAGGAGGCCGTCTCCGAGGGCGACGTTTCGGAGATCCGCGCCATCACCCACACCGTTCCGGGTGGGATGGCGAACATCCCGAAGAAGAAACCCGACGTGATGGAGACCCGGATCGGCGGCGGCGACGTCGACGACCGCCTCGAGTTCGGTCTCGACCTCATCGCCGGCGGCGGCGAACACAACATGACCGAAGTGTTCCGCCCCGGCGAGTACATGGACGTCGCCGGCGTCACGAAGGGCAAGGGCACCCAGGGCCCCGTCAAGCGCTGGGGCGTCCAGAAACGCAAGGGCAAACACGCCCGTCAGGGGTGGCGGCGCCGCATCGGTAACCTCGGCCCGTGGAACCCCTCGCGCGTGCGCTCGACCGTCCCCCAGCAGGGCCAGATGGGCTACCACCAGCGGACGGAGCTCAACAAGCGCCTCGTGAGCGTGGGCGACGGCGACGACGCCAGCGCCGAGGGCGGCTTCGTCGGCTACGGCGAGGTCGACGGCCCCTACGCGCTCGTGAAGGGATCGCTTCCCGGTCCGGACCAGCGACTCGTTCGCTTCCGACCGGCGATCCGACCCGGAGACCAGCCGCGCCTCGACCCCGAGGTCCGGTACGTCTCGACCGCCTCCAACCAAGGACAATGA
- the rpl4p gene encoding 50S ribosomal protein L4: protein MSVTKFDTDGEDAGEVDLPEVFETPYRPDLIARSVRAAQANRSQAHGADDYAGMRTPAESMGSGRGMAHVPQSNGQARRVPQAVSGRAAHPPKEEQDRSQKVNTKERKLATRSAIAATADPELVEERGHVFEGDLPLVVSDEFEDLEKTREVADLLDSLGVAGDIERAEDRTVRAGRGTTRGRKYKRAKSILFVTSGEPSRAARNLAGADVATAQVVNAEDLAPGTQAGRLTIWTESAIEEVASR, encoded by the coding sequence ATGAGTGTAACCAAATTCGACACCGACGGCGAGGACGCGGGCGAGGTCGACCTCCCCGAGGTCTTCGAGACGCCGTACCGCCCCGACCTCATCGCGCGGTCGGTGCGCGCCGCCCAGGCCAACCGGTCGCAGGCCCACGGGGCCGACGACTACGCCGGGATGCGTACCCCCGCCGAATCGATGGGGAGCGGCCGCGGGATGGCCCACGTCCCCCAGTCGAACGGGCAGGCGCGGCGTGTCCCCCAGGCCGTCAGCGGCCGTGCGGCACACCCGCCGAAGGAAGAACAGGACCGTTCGCAGAAGGTCAACACGAAGGAACGAAAGCTCGCGACCCGGAGCGCCATCGCGGCCACGGCCGACCCCGAACTGGTCGAAGAGCGCGGGCACGTCTTCGAGGGCGACCTCCCGCTCGTCGTGAGCGACGAGTTCGAGGACCTGGAGAAGACCCGCGAGGTCGCCGACCTCCTCGACTCGCTCGGGGTCGCCGGCGACATCGAGCGCGCCGAGGACCGGACGGTCCGCGCGGGCCGCGGGACGACCCGTGGCCGGAAGTACAAACGAGCCAAATCGATCCTGTTCGTCACGAGCGGCGAGCCCTCGCGCGCGGCGCGTAACCTCGCCGGGGCCGACGTCGCCACCGCACAGGTGGTCAACGCGGAGGACCTCGCGCCCGGCACGCAGGCGGGCCGGCTGACGATCTGGACCGAGAGCGCCATCGAGGAGGTAGCCAGCCGATGA
- a CDS encoding 50S ribosomal protein L23 — protein MSVMKYPYVTEKAMNEMDYRNKLQFVVATDATKADVKSDLEEQFDVAITKVTTQVTPRGQKKATVTLSEDDDAQDVASRLGVF, from the coding sequence ATGAGCGTAATGAAATACCCCTACGTCACCGAGAAGGCGATGAACGAGATGGACTACCGGAACAAGCTCCAGTTCGTGGTGGCGACCGACGCCACCAAGGCCGACGTCAAGTCGGACCTCGAGGAGCAGTTCGACGTCGCCATCACGAAGGTGACCACCCAGGTCACCCCGCGGGGGCAGAAGAAGGCGACCGTCACGCTCAGCGAGGACGACGACGCACAGGACGTCGCCTCGCGGCTGGGGGTGTTCTGA
- a CDS encoding 50S ribosomal protein L2 yields the protein MGRRIQGQRRGRGTPTFRAPSHRYKAELSHPTVEGDDVVSGTVVDIEHDPARSAPVAAVEFDDGDRRLVLAPEGIGVGEQLQVGVTAEIKPGNTLPLAEIPEGIPVCNVESHPGDGGKFARSSGVNAQLITHDRHAAVVELPSGEIKRLSPQCRATIGVVAGGGRTEKPFVKAGNKHHKMRSRGTKYPRVSGVAMNAADHPFGGGGRQHPGQPKSISRDAPPGRKVGDIASRRTGRK from the coding sequence ATGGGACGACGGATCCAGGGTCAGCGACGTGGTCGCGGGACGCCGACGTTCCGTGCGCCCTCGCACCGCTACAAGGCCGAACTCTCCCACCCGACCGTCGAGGGCGATGACGTGGTCTCGGGCACGGTGGTCGACATCGAACACGACCCCGCCCGAAGCGCACCGGTCGCTGCAGTCGAGTTCGACGACGGCGACCGCCGACTCGTGCTCGCACCGGAGGGCATCGGCGTCGGCGAACAGCTCCAGGTCGGCGTCACCGCCGAGATCAAACCAGGCAACACGCTCCCGCTCGCCGAGATCCCCGAGGGGATCCCGGTCTGCAACGTCGAGAGCCACCCGGGCGACGGCGGGAAGTTCGCCCGGTCGTCGGGCGTGAACGCCCAGCTGATCACCCACGACCGCCACGCCGCGGTGGTCGAACTGCCCAGCGGCGAGATCAAACGCCTCAGCCCGCAGTGTCGCGCCACGATCGGCGTGGTCGCGGGCGGTGGCCGAACGGAGAAGCCGTTCGTGAAGGCGGGGAACAAACACCACAAGATGCGCTCGCGCGGGACGAAGTACCCCCGCGTGAGCGGTGTGGCGATGAACGCCGCCGACCACCCGTTCGGTGGCGGTGGCCGTCAGCACCCCGGCCAGCCGAAGAGCATCTCGCGGGACGCACCGCCCGGCCGGAAGGTCGGTGACATCGCCTCGCGGCGAACCGGGAGGAAGTAA
- a CDS encoding 30S ribosomal protein S19 — MSSDYRTGREGEFTYRGHTMEELNAMEIDEVAELLPARKRRSIERGLSIEKEKLLEKAREADEEDTANDPIRTHLRDMPVLPAFVGKTFAIHNGQEFERVRIEPEMLGHYLGEFQLTRTSVEHGQAGIGATRSSKFVPLK, encoded by the coding sequence ATGAGTTCGGACTACAGAACCGGCCGTGAGGGCGAGTTCACCTACCGCGGCCACACGATGGAGGAACTGAACGCGATGGAGATCGACGAGGTCGCCGAGCTGCTGCCGGCCCGCAAGCGCCGCAGCATCGAGCGCGGGCTCTCGATCGAGAAGGAGAAACTCCTCGAGAAGGCCCGCGAGGCCGACGAGGAGGACACCGCGAACGACCCGATCCGGACGCACCTGCGCGACATGCCGGTGCTCCCGGCGTTCGTCGGCAAGACCTTCGCGATCCACAACGGCCAGGAGTTCGAGCGAGTACGCATCGAACCCGAGATGCTCGGCCACTACCTGGGCGAGTTCCAGCTCACCCGGACGTCGGTCGAACACGGCCAGGCGGGCATCGGGGCGACGCGGTCCTCGAAGTTCGTACCGCTCAAATGA
- a CDS encoding 50S ribosomal protein L22, with amino-acid sequence MGISYSVDADPEKTAKAMLRERHMSHKHSKEIAREIKGMTIADAREYLEAVIDGTRSVPFRSHNTGVGHRSDVDGWDAGRYPEKASGAFLDLLENVGANAEHGGFEPDGMVISHVAAHKVGESQGRKPRAMGRATAWNTPEVDVEMIVEDQEVEN; translated from the coding sequence ATGGGAATCAGCTACAGCGTGGACGCGGACCCGGAGAAAACGGCGAAAGCCATGCTCCGAGAGCGCCACATGAGCCACAAGCACAGCAAGGAGATCGCCCGTGAGATCAAGGGGATGACGATCGCGGACGCCCGCGAGTACCTCGAAGCCGTCATCGACGGGACTCGATCCGTGCCGTTCCGGTCGCACAACACCGGTGTCGGTCACCGGAGCGACGTCGACGGCTGGGACGCGGGTCGCTACCCCGAGAAGGCCTCGGGCGCGTTCCTCGACCTGCTCGAAAACGTCGGCGCGAACGCCGAACACGGTGGCTTCGAGCCGGACGGTATGGTCATCAGCCACGTCGCCGCCCACAAGGTCGGCGAGTCCCAGGGTCGCAAACCCCGCGCGATGGGGCGGGCGACCGCCTGGAACACCCCCGAGGTCGACGTCGAGATGATCGTCGAAGACCAGGAGGTCGAGAACTGA
- a CDS encoding 30S ribosomal protein S3 has protein sequence MATEQQFIEDGMQRTQIDEFFAEELGRAGYGGMELAKTPMGTQIVLRAEKPGMVIGKGGKNIRKVTAELEDRFNLDDPQIDVQEVDEPDLNAQIVADRLANALERGWYFRKAGHTTIDRIMDAGARGAEITLNGKVTGARSRDEKFNRGYIKHNGEPSKDIVDRGNGVAVMKLGTIGVTVRIIPPNAELPDDFRIREDVDVSDLVPEDIESGDEVDALLDEGEGEPVAGPEESDSEEEFELTDEEAPETDDLAEEEILEEAVESEEGASETSPPDSAAEPDVDEDLSEETEADAEALLDEMESVEGLTAIDGVGDAKADALREAGFESVEDVQAASEDDLAEAEGIGAAFAERIKQGADDLVEAEN, from the coding sequence ATGGCGACCGAACAGCAGTTCATCGAGGACGGGATGCAGCGCACCCAGATCGACGAGTTCTTCGCCGAGGAGCTGGGTCGAGCCGGCTACGGCGGGATGGAACTCGCCAAGACCCCGATGGGCACCCAGATCGTCCTCCGAGCCGAGAAACCCGGCATGGTGATCGGCAAGGGCGGCAAGAACATCCGGAAGGTCACGGCGGAACTCGAGGACCGTTTCAATCTCGACGACCCCCAGATCGACGTCCAGGAGGTCGACGAACCCGACCTCAACGCCCAGATCGTCGCCGACCGCCTCGCGAACGCCCTCGAACGTGGCTGGTACTTCCGGAAGGCCGGCCACACCACGATCGACCGGATCATGGACGCGGGCGCACGCGGTGCGGAGATCACCCTCAACGGGAAGGTGACGGGCGCGCGCTCGCGCGACGAGAAGTTCAACCGGGGCTACATCAAGCATAACGGCGAGCCCTCGAAGGACATCGTCGACCGCGGCAACGGCGTCGCGGTGATGAAGCTCGGGACGATCGGCGTCACGGTGCGGATCATCCCGCCGAACGCCGAGCTCCCCGACGACTTCCGCATCCGGGAGGACGTCGACGTCTCCGACCTCGTGCCCGAGGACATCGAGTCCGGCGACGAGGTCGACGCCCTGCTCGACGAGGGCGAGGGCGAACCCGTCGCGGGCCCCGAGGAGTCCGACTCCGAGGAGGAGTTCGAGCTCACCGACGAGGAGGCCCCCGAGACCGACGACCTCGCCGAGGAGGAGATCCTCGAAGAGGCCGTCGAGAGCGAGGAGGGTGCGTCCGAGACGTCGCCGCCGGATTCGGCGGCCGAACCCGACGTCGACGAGGACCTCTCCGAGGAGACCGAGGCCGACGCCGAGGCGCTCCTCGACGAGATGGAGTCGGTCGAAGGCCTGACCGCCATCGACGGTGTCGGCGACGCGAAGGCCGACGCGCTTCGCGAGGCCGGCTTCGAGTCGGTCGAGGACGTCCAGGCCGCGAGCGAGGACGACCTCGCCGAGGCCGAGGGCATCGGCGCGGCGTTCGCCGAACGCATCAAACAGGGTGCCGACGACCTCGTGGAGGCGGAGAACTGA
- the rpmC gene encoding 50S ribosomal protein L29, whose product MAILYAAEIRDMTPAEREAELEELETELLNSRAVQAAGGAPEDPGRIGELRRTIARLKTIRNEEGDLDENEDEEAS is encoded by the coding sequence ATGGCCATCCTCTACGCCGCGGAGATCCGCGACATGACGCCGGCCGAGCGCGAGGCCGAACTCGAGGAGCTCGAAACCGAGCTGCTCAACTCGCGTGCGGTGCAGGCGGCGGGTGGCGCGCCCGAGGACCCCGGCCGTATCGGGGAGCTCCGGCGCACCATCGCGCGGCTCAAGACCATCCGGAACGAGGAAGGCGACCTCGACGAGAACGAGGACGAGGAGGCCTCCTGA
- a CDS encoding ribonuclease P protein component 1: MAVTPETVARHELCGLPARVAAADDPSLVGTAGRVVSETRSTLRVETDSTRTKQVPKAGATFEFDLGDGAESTDSAFVTVEGERLVAPPARRTERSSDSKWR; the protein is encoded by the coding sequence ATGGCGGTGACGCCGGAGACGGTCGCACGACACGAACTCTGCGGGCTCCCCGCGCGAGTGGCGGCGGCGGACGACCCGTCGCTCGTCGGGACCGCCGGTCGTGTCGTGAGCGAAACGCGATCCACCCTCCGGGTCGAGACCGACTCGACGCGGACGAAACAGGTGCCGAAGGCCGGTGCGACCTTCGAGTTCGACCTCGGGGACGGGGCCGAGTCGACCGACTCGGCGTTCGTCACCGTCGAGGGCGAACGGCTGGTCGCCCCGCCGGCACGGCGGACCGAACGGAGCAGTGATTCGAAATGGCGTTAG